Genomic DNA from Mycolicibacterium helvum:
CTGGTCGGTGTGCTGGCCGAACGGCGCTATCGTGCCGGCGACACAGAATTCGGCCCGTTCGTCGATCAGGCCGTCCAATCGGCGATCGACCTGTTCGGCCGGCTCAGAGCGTTCGTGGCGTCGCCGTCGGACGACACGCGCCTGCTCGACGCGGGCTGACATTCAGCGCACCGATCATTCGCGCCTGGCGCCAAACGTCATCCGGCTCAACATCCGGTCGCCCAAGGTGAGGGTATGCAGCAGCACCGCCGACACATGCGCGGCGATCGCCGCGACAAGCAGGTAGGCGAACACCGAGTGCGCCTGTCGCAGCACGAAATACAGATCGGCGTCGAACGGCGCGATCCGCGGCAGCGCAAGCCAGTCGAACACCACCACGTGCCGTCCACCCGCCGACACCATCGCCCACCCGACCAGCGGCTGAGCCAGCATCAGGGCGTACAGCCCGATCTCGGAGCCGACCACCAGCAGATGCTCGACGGAGCCCACCGTGTCCGGCAATCGTGGTGTGCGGTGGGTGAAACGGTTGGCCGCGCGGATGACCACGACAAGCAGGATCAGCACCCCGAGCGTCATATGCACGCCGACCAGGGCGCCGTAGCCACCGAGCGAATTCACCATCGCGAACCCGATGAACAAGGCGCTGAACACCAGGACAGCGGTCAGCCAGTGCAGCACCCGGGTGCGCACCGGATAGCGGTCGACCCTCGTCACGCGCCGACCTCCGATACCTGCACCGCCGGTGGTGATTTGGGTTCGCCGGTGCGCTGCCGATACGACTCCGCGTAGACATCCGAACGGGCGGACAACAGCGGGTCGGCGGAAGGCTCGATGCCGTCGGGCAGTGCCAGCGGATCGAAGTTGATATCGCGGGCATTGCCGGGGGAGTCGGTCGCCACCGCGGTCAGCGTGAGCAGGCCCAGATCGATGCTCCGCCGGTCGGCGGGCCAGGCCAGAGTGGCATCGGTCAGCGGGTCGCCGGGTTCAGCGAGGGTGACCAGCAGATGCCACCGCAGCGGCCCGCTGCGCAATTGGTCGATCAACGCGTCGAACAGGCCGTTGACATCACCGGGCCGTGGGGCTGGCGCGGTCGTCTGTTGCGGCACAAGCGACCATCGCACCGGCGTGCGTGCGCCGGCGTCGTCGACGAAGTAGAAGGTGTTGAGGCTGCGGAATGTGCTGTCGCCGAAGCCGACTGCGGGCGGCTGCTTCTTGATGATCGCCATCGCGGCGGCGGTCTCGGGATGGGCAGTCAGAAACGCGTCCATGGCCGCGGGGTCCGGCTTCCCGGTGCCAGGCACGATCTTCGACGCCAGCAGCCGGTCGTAGAACCCGCGCGGTGAGTTGTCCGGGAACACCGGCAGGTTGAGCATCGCCGTGCGCCATTGGGAGCTGCCGGGAAATCCGAACGCCAGGCCGAGCCCGCGCGCGGCGCCGGAGGTATCGGCAGCGTGGGCATCACCCCCGGCCAGCGAGAAGCGGCCGACGACGGGAACCTGTCCGGGCCGGAACACCGCGGCACGGCTCAGGAATTGGCCGTTGCCGTTGCCTTCGAAGTAACCGCTCACGGAGACGCCTTTGGCGTGGTTCTTGCGGAAGCCGAGTTGGGGCCCGTTCACCGCGAGGAACCCGTCGAGGAAGGTCTTGGGCGTTGCGCCCGAGCCGATCCATTTGTTGGCGTAGGCGATCGCGCCGAGGTCGACGGCGAGGAAGGCGCCGACCGCGCCGAGTCCAATCAGAACCGATCTGCGGCTGACAGCGGAGTGCACGCCCCAGCGTGGACGTTGGGTCACCTAGAGAGGGACGCGTCGAAGGCGGTTTTCGTTCACTGTCGTGACACAGTTCACGACGACAAGTCTAGGTCTAGATCGCCATCGCCGCGCGCACGTCGGCCTCTGACGCCGACCCGCCGGTCCCGCTCGAGGTGACCCGGCCGGCTTCCAGGATGTAGTACTGCTGTGCCGACTCCAGTGCGAAGCCGATGTGCTGCTCGACCAGCAGCACGCCGAGGTCGCCGCGGCGGGTCAGCGTGGTGATCGCCGCCTCGATCTCGGCGACCACCGACGGCTGAATGCCCTCGGTGGGTTCGTCGAGGATCAGGATCTTCGGGCTGGTGATCAGTGCCCGCGCGATCGCCAGCTGCTGGCGCTGACCACCGGAGAGCAGACCAGCTCGGCGGGTGAGCAATTCCTTGAGCGCGGGGAACAGGTCGAGCTGTTCGTCGATCAGCTGCTTGCCGTTTTTGCGGCCGTCGGCGACGACCTGAAGGTTCTCCGCGGTGGTCAACTGGCCGAAGGACTGCTGACCCTGCGGCACATACGCCAACCCGCGCGCCACCCGGGCGCTGGGCCGCATCTTGGTCACGTCGTCGCCGTGCAGCAGCACCGTGCCCGAGCTGCACTTCAAGAGGCCGACCGCCGCACGCAGCAGGGTCGTCTTACCCGCGCCGTTGTGCCCCATCACGGCGGCTACGCCGTCGGAGGGCACGTCGATGCTGACACCGTGGATGACCTGTGATCTGCCGTATCCGGTGCGGACGTCGACCAGTTCCAGCATTACGAGGTCTCCTCGATCAGTTCGTCCGGAACGCCGTCCGTGCCCGCCGCGGCGGTGCCCAGGTAGACCTCCTGCACCTTGGGGTTGGCCTGCACGTCGGCTACCGATCCTTCGGCGATCACCTGGCCGCGGGCCAGCACCGTGACGGAGGTGGCGAAGGCGCGCATGAAATCCATGTCATGCTCGACGACGACGACGGTGCGCGACGATCCGATGCGGCGCAACAGCTTTCCGGTCTCTTCGCGTTCTTCACCGCTCATCCCGGCGACCGGTTCGTCGAGCAGCAGCACGTCGGCATTCTGCACGAGTAGCATGCCGATCTCCAGCCACTGTTTCTGACCGTGGGCCAAGATGCCCGCGGGCCGGTCGGCCAACTCGGTGAGCCCGATCGTCTCGAGCGCCTCCTCGATGGCAGGCAACACTTCCTTGCGCCGGCGCAGCAGGGTCAACCACGACCGGCCTGCCCCCGCCGCTATGTCGAGGTTCTGCAGGACGGTCAGCTGCTCGAATACGCTGGCGGTCTGGAAGGTTCGGCCGACGCCGAGCCGGGCGATCTGATGGACCTTCTTGCCCAGTAGGTCCACACCGGACTTGTCCACCGACCCGGTGGCGGGCACCAGGCCGGTGATCGCGTCGATGACGGTGGTCTTCCCGGCCCCGTTGGGGCCGATCAGGAAGCGAAGATCACCCTGGAACAGCGTCAGGTCGACCTCGTTGACAGCCTTGAACCCGTCGAAATCGACGGTGAGACCGCGGACTTCGAGATACTGGGTGCCCATGCCGACATTGCCGCCGGCTACCGGTTCGGCGAGTTCGGTCATGGTGCGGCTCCCACCGGCTCGGATGCGGGCTCACCGCTGGGCGTGGCAGTTGCCTTGGTGCGGTTGCGCCGGCGGAACAGCGCCCCGAGTCCGGCGAACCCCGCAGGGAAGAAGCCGACGACCACGATGAACAGCAGCCCCTGGGCGTAGGTCCAGCCCGACGGAAAGCGTTCGGAGAACGCCGTTTGCGCCCAGGCCACGCCGATCGCACCCAAGATGGGCCCGAGCAGTGTGGTTCGCCCCCCGATCGCGACACCGATCAGGAAGGCAATGGACGGTACGACGCCGACCTGAGCCGGGGTGATGAAACCGATGATGGGTGCGAACAGGGCACCGGCGATGCTGGCGAACAGTGCGGCGGCCGTGTAGGCGACGACCTTGATGTTGGCCGGGTCGTAGCCCAGGAACCGCACTCGTTCTTCGCCGTCGCGCACCGCGACGAGAAGTTCGCCGTAGCGACTCTGCATCAACTGGCGCACCACGGCGACCACCACGAGCAGGGTTCCCGCGGCGATGAAGTACAGCATCTGCCGGTTCACCGGGTCGGACAGCCGGAACCCGAAGAATGTGCGAAAACCATTGAGCCCGTTGCTGCCACCCAACGTCGCTTGGCCGACGAGCAGGATGGCCAGTGCGGCAGCCAGCGCTTGGGACAGGATCGCGAAATATGCGCCCTTGACCCGGCGTTTGAACACCCCGAGCCCGAGCAGCGCCGCGATGCCCGTCGGGACCACTACGATCGCCGCCAGGGTGAACGCCGCCGACGAGAACGGCTCCCAATAGGACGGCAGCGCAGGCATTCCCGCGATCTGCATGAAGTCAGGGACCGCCTGTTTGCGGACCTCGGCGTCAGCGATCTTGAGGTGCATGCCCATCATGTAGGCGCCCAGCCCGAAGAACACGCCCTGGCCCAGCGTGAGCATCCCGCCACGGCCCCAGGCCAGCCCGATACCGGCGGCCACGATCGCATAGCACAGGTATTGGCCGAGCAGGCCGAGTCGGAAGCTGGACAGTACCGCGGGTGCCACCCCGAAGAGGACGACCGCGGCG
This window encodes:
- a CDS encoding cytochrome b produces the protein MTRVDRYPVRTRVLHWLTAVLVFSALFIGFAMVNSLGGYGALVGVHMTLGVLILLVVVIRAANRFTHRTPRLPDTVGSVEHLLVVGSEIGLYALMLAQPLVGWAMVSAGGRHVVVFDWLALPRIAPFDADLYFVLRQAHSVFAYLLVAAIAAHVSAVLLHTLTLGDRMLSRMTFGARRE
- a CDS encoding catalase family peroxidase → MTQRPRWGVHSAVSRRSVLIGLGAVGAFLAVDLGAIAYANKWIGSGATPKTFLDGFLAVNGPQLGFRKNHAKGVSVSGYFEGNGNGQFLSRAAVFRPGQVPVVGRFSLAGGDAHAADTSGAARGLGLAFGFPGSSQWRTAMLNLPVFPDNSPRGFYDRLLASKIVPGTGKPDPAAMDAFLTAHPETAAAMAIIKKQPPAVGFGDSTFRSLNTFYFVDDAGARTPVRWSLVPQQTTAPAPRPGDVNGLFDALIDQLRSGPLRWHLLVTLAEPGDPLTDATLAWPADRRSIDLGLLTLTAVATDSPGNARDINFDPLALPDGIEPSADPLLSARSDVYAESYRQRTGEPKSPPAVQVSEVGA
- the urtE gene encoding urea ABC transporter ATP-binding subunit UrtE, which translates into the protein MLELVDVRTGYGRSQVIHGVSIDVPSDGVAAVMGHNGAGKTTLLRAAVGLLKCSSGTVLLHGDDVTKMRPSARVARGLAYVPQGQQSFGQLTTAENLQVVADGRKNGKQLIDEQLDLFPALKELLTRRAGLLSGGQRQQLAIARALITSPKILILDEPTEGIQPSVVAEIEAAITTLTRRGDLGVLLVEQHIGFALESAQQYYILEAGRVTSSGTGGSASEADVRAAMAI
- the urtD gene encoding urea ABC transporter ATP-binding protein UrtD, whose product is MTELAEPVAGGNVGMGTQYLEVRGLTVDFDGFKAVNEVDLTLFQGDLRFLIGPNGAGKTTVIDAITGLVPATGSVDKSGVDLLGKKVHQIARLGVGRTFQTASVFEQLTVLQNLDIAAGAGRSWLTLLRRRKEVLPAIEEALETIGLTELADRPAGILAHGQKQWLEIGMLLVQNADVLLLDEPVAGMSGEEREETGKLLRRIGSSRTVVVVEHDMDFMRAFATSVTVLARGQVIAEGSVADVQANPKVQEVYLGTAAAGTDGVPDELIEETS
- the urtC gene encoding urea ABC transporter permease subunit UrtC, yielding MTSGRGRWQAHALPLAGFAVAAVVLFGVAPAVLSSFRLGLLGQYLCYAIVAAGIGLAWGRGGMLTLGQGVFFGLGAYMMGMHLKIADAEVRKQAVPDFMQIAGMPALPSYWEPFSSAAFTLAAIVVVPTGIAALLGLGVFKRRVKGAYFAILSQALAAALAILLVGQATLGGSNGLNGFRTFFGFRLSDPVNRQMLYFIAAGTLLVVVAVVRQLMQSRYGELLVAVRDGEERVRFLGYDPANIKVVAYTAAALFASIAGALFAPIIGFITPAQVGVVPSIAFLIGVAIGGRTTLLGPILGAIGVAWAQTAFSERFPSGWTYAQGLLFIVVVGFFPAGFAGLGALFRRRNRTKATATPSGEPASEPVGAAP